In a single window of the Equus quagga isolate Etosha38 chromosome 7, UCLA_HA_Equagga_1.0, whole genome shotgun sequence genome:
- the MLST8 gene encoding target of rapamycin complex subunit LST8 isoform X1 — MNTSPGTVGSDPVILATAGYDHTVRFWQAHSGICTRTVQHQDSQVNALEITPDRSMIAAAGYQHIRMYDLNSNNPNPIISYDGVNKNIASVGFHEDGRWMYTGGEDCTARIWDLRSRNLQCQRIFQVNAPINCVCLHPNQAELIVGDQSGAIHIWDLKTDHNEQLIPEAEVSITSAHIDPDASYMAAVNSTGNCYVWNLTGGIGDEVTQLIPKTKIPAHTRYALQCRFSPDSTLLATCSADQTCKIWRTSNFSLMTELSIKSSNPGESSRGWMWGCAFSGDSQYIVTASSDNLARLWCVETGEIKREYGGHQKAVVCLAFNDSVLG, encoded by the exons ATGAACACATCCCCAGGCACGGTGGGCAGTGACCCAGTCATCTTGGCCACAGCGGGCTATGACCACACGGTGCGGTTCTGGCAGGCCCACAGCGGGATCTGCACCCGCACTGTGCAGCACCAGGACTCT CAGGTGAATGCGCTCGAGATCACGCCTGACCGCAGCATGATTGCTGCTGCAG GTTACCAGCACATTCGCATGTATGATCTCAACTCCAATAACCCCAACCCCATCATCAGCTATGACGGGGTCAACAAGAACATCGCGTCTGTGGGCTTCCATGAGGATGGCCGCTGGATGTACACGGGTGGGGAGGACTGTACTGCTCGGATCTGGGACCTCAG GTCCCGGAACCTGCAGTGTCAGCGGATCTTCCAGGTGAATGCGCCCATTAACTGCGTGTGCCTGCACCCCAACCAG GCAGAACTCATTGTGGGTGACCAGAGCGGAGCCATCCACATTTGGGACTTGAAGACTGACCACAACGAGCAGCTGATCCCTGAAGCCGAGGTCTCCATCACATCTGCCCACATCGACCCTGATGCCAGCTACATGGCCGCAGTCAATAGTACT GGGAATTGCTATGTCTGGAATCTGACCGGGGGCATTGGCGATGAGGTGACACAGCTCATCCCCAAGACCAAGATCCCAGCGCACACCCGCTATGCCTTGCAGTGCCGCTTCAGCCCTGACTCCAC gctccttGCCACCTGCTCTGCTGACCAGACGTGCAAGATTTGGAGGACATCCAACTTCTCTCTGATGACAGAGCTGAGCATCAAGAGCAGCAACCCCGGAGAGTCATCCCGAGGCTGGATGTGGGGCTGCGCCTTCTCGGGGGACTCCCAGTACATCGTCACTG CCTCCTCTGACAACCTGGCCCGGCTCTGGTGCGTGGAGACAGGAGAGATCAAGAGAGAGTACGGCGGCCACCAGAAAGCTGTCGTCTGCCTGGCCTTCAACGACAGCGTGCTGGGCTAG
- the MLST8 gene encoding target of rapamycin complex subunit LST8 isoform X2 — MNTSPGTVGSDPVILATAGYDHTVRFWQAHSGICTRTVQHQDSVNALEITPDRSMIAAAGYQHIRMYDLNSNNPNPIISYDGVNKNIASVGFHEDGRWMYTGGEDCTARIWDLRSRNLQCQRIFQVNAPINCVCLHPNQAELIVGDQSGAIHIWDLKTDHNEQLIPEAEVSITSAHIDPDASYMAAVNSTGNCYVWNLTGGIGDEVTQLIPKTKIPAHTRYALQCRFSPDSTLLATCSADQTCKIWRTSNFSLMTELSIKSSNPGESSRGWMWGCAFSGDSQYIVTASSDNLARLWCVETGEIKREYGGHQKAVVCLAFNDSVLG; from the exons ATGAACACATCCCCAGGCACGGTGGGCAGTGACCCAGTCATCTTGGCCACAGCGGGCTATGACCACACGGTGCGGTTCTGGCAGGCCCACAGCGGGATCTGCACCCGCACTGTGCAGCACCAGGACTCT GTGAATGCGCTCGAGATCACGCCTGACCGCAGCATGATTGCTGCTGCAG GTTACCAGCACATTCGCATGTATGATCTCAACTCCAATAACCCCAACCCCATCATCAGCTATGACGGGGTCAACAAGAACATCGCGTCTGTGGGCTTCCATGAGGATGGCCGCTGGATGTACACGGGTGGGGAGGACTGTACTGCTCGGATCTGGGACCTCAG GTCCCGGAACCTGCAGTGTCAGCGGATCTTCCAGGTGAATGCGCCCATTAACTGCGTGTGCCTGCACCCCAACCAG GCAGAACTCATTGTGGGTGACCAGAGCGGAGCCATCCACATTTGGGACTTGAAGACTGACCACAACGAGCAGCTGATCCCTGAAGCCGAGGTCTCCATCACATCTGCCCACATCGACCCTGATGCCAGCTACATGGCCGCAGTCAATAGTACT GGGAATTGCTATGTCTGGAATCTGACCGGGGGCATTGGCGATGAGGTGACACAGCTCATCCCCAAGACCAAGATCCCAGCGCACACCCGCTATGCCTTGCAGTGCCGCTTCAGCCCTGACTCCAC gctccttGCCACCTGCTCTGCTGACCAGACGTGCAAGATTTGGAGGACATCCAACTTCTCTCTGATGACAGAGCTGAGCATCAAGAGCAGCAACCCCGGAGAGTCATCCCGAGGCTGGATGTGGGGCTGCGCCTTCTCGGGGGACTCCCAGTACATCGTCACTG CCTCCTCTGACAACCTGGCCCGGCTCTGGTGCGTGGAGACAGGAGAGATCAAGAGAGAGTACGGCGGCCACCAGAAAGCTGTCGTCTGCCTGGCCTTCAACGACAGCGTGCTGGGCTAG
- the BRICD5 gene encoding BRICHOS domain-containing protein 5: MEQGSCRAESPGPGSVGAPLTAICPQVKTKPCHGGWGAAGLLLLLLLALATAGAVAGGLLGFAPSPPKPLLQMLRLTLLSPSVPQPNQTAQVDVAQNVATIRVTPAQSNRSWAVLFDGQSGHVCYRPPEHQACFLHLMEARDRETLQLLVNTSEAQESRSPSQHTHRAQELLAVLGSHEVDPAQVGASVQHLCAKTPIYWARRAEGPLRQRLIYLCIDICFPSNICISVCFYYLPD; the protein is encoded by the exons ATGGAGCAGGGAAGCTGCCGTGCGGAGAGCCCCGGGCCTGGGTCTGTTGGG GCTCCACTGACTGCAATATGCCCCCAGGTGAAGACCAAGCCCTGCCatgggggctggggagctgctggcctgctgctgctgctgctgctggcactgGCCACTGCAGGGGCTGTGGCTGGGGGGCTTCTTGGCTTTGCTCCCAGCCCTCCCAAG CCACTGCTGCAGATGCTCCGTCTGACTCTCCTGAGCCCCAGTGTGCCCCAGCCCAACCAAACTGCCCAGGTGGACGTGGCCCAGAACGTGGCGACCATCAGGGTGACTCCAGCTCAGAGCAATCGCAGCTGGGCAGTGCTGTTCGACGGGCAGAGT GGCCACGTCTGTTACCGACCCCCGGAGCACCAGGCCTGCTTCCTCCACCTGATGGAGGCACGAGACCGAGAGACCCTGCAGCTGCTGGTGAACACCTCAGAG GCCCAAGAGTCTCGCAGCCCCAGCCAGCACACCCACCGTGCCCAGGAGCTGCTGGCAGTGCTTGGGAGCCACGAGGTGGACCCTGCCCAAGTTGGGGCTTCGGTGCAGCACCTCTGCGCAAAGACCCCCATTTACTGGGCCCGTCGAGCAGAGG ggcccCTGAGGCAGCGGCTGATCTACCTGTGCATTGACATCTGCTTCCCAAGCAACATCTGTATCTCCGTCTGCTTTTATTATCTCCCAGACTGA
- the PGP gene encoding glycerol-3-phosphate phosphatase has translation MAAAEAGGDDARCVRLSAERAQALLADVDTLLFDCDGVLWRGETAVPGAPEALKALRARGKRLGFITNNSSKTRQAYAEKLRRLGFGGPAGSGAGLEVFGTAYCTALYLRQRLAGAPAPKAYVLGGEALKAELEAVGVACVGVGPEPLQGEGPRAWLDAPLEPDVRAVVVGFDPHFSYMKLTKAVRYLQQPGCLLVGTNMDNRLPLENGRFIAGTGCLVRAVEMASQRQADIIGKPSRFIFDCVSQEYGINPERTVMVGDRLDTDILLGVTCGLKTILTLTGVSTLGDVKSNQESDCMSKKTVVPDFYVDSIADFLPALQG, from the exons ATGGCGGCAGCGGAGGCTGGCGGCGACGACGCCCGCTGCGTGCGGCTGAGCGCCGAGCGGGCCCAGGCGCTGCTGGCCGACGTGGACACGCTGCTGTTCGACTGCGACGGCGTGCTGTGGCGCGGCGAGACGGCCGTACCCGGCGCGCCCGAGGCCCTGAAGGCCCTGCGGGCCCGCGGCAAGCGCCTCGGTTTCATTACCAACAACAGCAGCAAGACCCGGCAGGCCTACGCCGAGAAGCTGCGGCGCCTGGGCTTCGGCGGCCCGGCGGGGTCCGGCGCCGGCCTCGAGGTCTTCGGCACGGCCTACTGCACTGCGCTCTACCTGCGCCAGCGCCTGGCCGGCGCGCCGGCCCCCAAAGCCTACGTGCTGGGCGGCGAGGCCCTGAAGGCTGAGCTTGAGGCCGTGGGCGTCGCCTGCGTGGGCGTGGGGCCCGAGCCGCTGCAGGGCGAGGGCCCCCGCGCCTGGCTGGACGCGCCGCTGGAGCCCGATGTGCGCGCCGTCGTGGTGGGCTTTGACCCGCACTTCAGCTACATGAAGCTCACCAAGGCCGTGCGATACCTGCAGCAGCCCGGCTGCCTGCTCGTGGGCACCAACATGGACAACCGGCTCCCGCTCGAGAACGGCCGCTTCATCGCGG GTACCGGCTGTCTGGTCCGAGCCGTGGAGATGGCCTCCCAGCGCCAGGCAGACATCATAGGGAAGCCCAGCCGCTTCATCTTCGACTGCGTGTCCCAGGAGTACGGCATCAACCCGGAGCGCACCGTCATGGTGGGAGATCGCCTGGACACGGACATCCTCCTGGGAGTCACGTGTGGCCTGAAGACCATCCTGACCCTCACTGGAGTCTCCACTCTAGGGGATGTGAAGAGTAATCAGGAAAGTGACTGCATGTCTAAGAAGACAGTGGTCCCTGACTTCTATGTTGACAGCATAGCCGACTTTTTGCCCGCCCTTCAAGGTTAA